In Drosophila simulans strain w501 chromosome X, Prin_Dsim_3.1, whole genome shotgun sequence, one DNA window encodes the following:
- the LOC6726137 gene encoding zinc finger protein hangover isoform X3: MCDAAAATATTTTAVAAAVATTTASVALEATATQPGTTTTTTAVATASAGTTSPEAAIPTAAIATSAKHSNSERSARQNCCRLCIAPQTECISIINSYAADKEPLSTKILNCVGIKVTPQDRLSQQICHACISYLNSWQSFKNRCFSSQAKQRQWLDNNKSKLLNYLDLNSAENGGGGFFDQHLHQQQQHHQHLENELEAEKEKATPTAASTAANILDGIHSLKKRKSLTVYPLPAMPIKDEPIDTDDDYQMKSIDESDDMVDPTMFLERSEHEGDVPLTASDYDYTAQHGVNASSVAASLPPNAVANVAAAGDSKVASCRACSLQFSTRANARRHERNLHPNLFQLSTDSPHNTPITKPTPALAAALEIQRAAAAAATAEANRAAGAAGGNISTQKYRQVVMNAFIKCEGGGYDYDNPEQYRPLLTRDKVEFIEQNDEFLEQYQTMTCRCCNKYFSTYKNFMAHVRKKYPQLPRNLCFNCLKMNDSKALFISHLKKRNCINLFRVLNALRGKTTTVVVPIADDGADDGATGAVPVADAGAGVMAMNSPTVTASGEVVTPGGGSERPEKLRAKELLVNKLYECKLCPKGFRTKHEFRTHVYDKHADVQRKDNNSIQCSFCGLDFADPVDRRRHYNNMDCIVRLRCMTCDAKLETHQRFLDHVYQDHLGGVGGGAVSDNASTTGSGMARSNSMEHSPGKRSLLGALGVGSSAEESRSSSAAPPLTSTPKLAGGNQVGGGGSTSASAAAAAQSSANRDASAPKSQYFSRMPQVCPICGQQYNNYNNVLRHMESKHPNKLPETYKCVRCGLGYPRISYLREHMINVHGVDKNRHSGGFEYIVNADAVKLADGSTPNVYTGRYDYVMKDLMSITNGGTLDDDEEEPGSVAKKMRLDDSSNNSSLVGVASQQKECPICNAVFSNNIGLSNHMRSHYTASNAVNAALAAANRMTPKSLTITATPATDSEFGVGGTMSESAPATPANVPPAMANQTPQEQAVFRRSLDQAADRRFRRMRCRICQRRFSSKKSYRYHMLTDHQVQNVQFIKCKLCNAEFAYEKGLKVHLFKVHGRAIKDEMIIKQFECEVCSIVYSSESELQQHKRSVHKLTSASASTSASTSSKIDDDSLMDEGKPTSSDLADLSTLAAGGSTASAPLYWYQCKYCPSNFNTNKKLAIHINSHDEFDSNDYSCKDCGNVYSGRKSLWVHRYKKHPQVPNPAECSLCRKVFFDRQMHDNHTPTCNRKPITSTGAHQQQDGQLHSHHTTKRTIFRHKTGDDDDEEDDDEQQQLEERANSDGNGTTVGVASGSTATAGTSLKIRIPEVACTICGARFTDQEHFSKHIQKHEQELYVDNPLAAMFDDGPADAGQFQVERQNENGEYACDLCAKTFPQVIALKVHRKWHFRGDSKQNPIDGEATQLTNNNHTTNNNNNSMHLRELHAVGLMPNQQQQSLNNSCNNSMNHNNNSSSNRSKSMKRKRELKCEYCASTFISNNNLRRHMYELHKHEVSNLPEPPVIVVDDHLTCRRCQLKFDTKELWIEHKLADAKVVRPFCPFQWGCDLCGEYLSRKEKLMNHINNHLKEDVIVPVATKAAIERTAAMESAAVDANAAATLSALGDGAETEDQFAEKGEAAGGTTADKLANPDEEDSDDLDEDSSGDDDDSSGTGDDDDTDDDEDGEGEDEDEEGDGGEGEDEEGVQPPAQLLPQQLHKADLNQDDDDLVEEVISSDDDDDDDGEVESDDDDEDDDDEEDDVEEPEPVGLAVRPLMNGKSKMPPLIVASSDDEDDGVMPIEDIIEEEFDEDADPDPEDAIEEVDEDDLDEGDVEDEPNVVSTASFSESESSTTTTSNSHSHSHSTGASPEPHQKPYPQWAKALDSVSVSSSSSSSRRHSKQQGNSITNGSKGEA, encoded by the exons ATGTGCGACGCTGCGGCGgcaacagcgacaacaacaacagcagtagcagcagccgtcgcaacaacaacagcatcggTAGCATTGGAGGCCACAGCGACACAGCCTGgaacgacaacgacgacgacggcggtAGCCACTGCGTCAGCGGGAACCACATCCCCTGAAGCGGCCattccaacagcagcaatagcaacatCGGCGAAACACAGCAACAGCGAACGGTCGGCGCGACAAAACTGCTGTCGCCTGTGCATCGCCCCACAAACCGAATGCATCTCGATCATCAATAGCTATGCGGCGGACAAGGAGCCGCTGTCCACCAAGATCCTCAACTGCGTCGGCATCAAG GTTACACCGCAGGATCGGCTGTCGCAGCAAATTTGCCACGCCTGCATCAGTTACCTGAACTCGTGGCAGAGCTTCAAGAACCGGTGCTTCAGCTCGCAGGCGAAGCAGCGCCAGTGGCTGGATAACAACAAGAGCAAGCTCCTCAACTACCTGGACCTGAACAGTGCCGAGAATGGGGGAGGAGGCTTCTTCGATCAGCATctgcatcagcaacagcaacaccaccagcacTTGGAGAATGAGCTCGAagcggagaaggagaaggcgACGCCAACGGCCGCATCGACAGCCGCCAACATATTGGACGGCATACACTCGCTGAAGAAACGCAAATCCCTAACAGTCTAT CCACTGCCTGCGATGCCCATCAAAGATGAGCCGATTGATACGGATGACGACTACCAGATGAAGTCCATAGACGAGTCCGATGACATGGTCGATCCCACAATGTTCCTAGAGCGCTCCGAGCACGAGGGCGATGTGCCGCTGACG GCCTCGGATTACGACTACACTGCGCAGCATGGCGTGAATGCCTCGTCCGTGGCTGCCTCGCTGCCGCCGAATGCGGTGGCCAATGTGGCAGCCGCCGGGGACTCCAAGGTGGCCAGCTGCAGGGCCTGCAGCCTGCAGTTCTCTACCCGGGCCAACGCCCGTCGCCACGAAAGGAATCTGCACCCAAACCTGTTCCAGTTGTCCACAGACTCCCCCCACAACACACCCATCACAAAGCCGACGCCCGCTTTGGCTGCCGCCTTGGAAATCCAACGGGCAGCGGCCGCGGCGGCCACCGCTGAGGCAAATCGGGCAGCGGGCGCCGCTGGCGGGAATATCTCCACGCAAAAGTATCGCCAGGTGGTGATGAACGCGTTCATTAAGTGCGAGGGCGGCGGCTACGACTACGATAATCCCGAACAGTACCGACCACTGCTCACCCGCGACAAAGTGGAGTTCATTGAGCAGAACGACGAGTTCCTCGAGCAATACCAGACGATGACCTGCCGATGTTGCAACAAGTACTTTAGCACGTACAAGAACTTCATGGCGCACGTTCGCAAGAAGTATCCGCAGCTGCCGCGCAACCTATGCTTCAATTGCCTCAAGATGAACGACTCCAAGGCGCTGTTCATCTCGCATCTGAAGAAGCGGAATTGCATAAATCTCTTTAGAGTCTTGAATGCGCTGCGTGGGAAAACAACGACAGTGGTTGTGCCCATTGCAGATGATGGGGCTGACGATGGAGCAACAGGAGCGGTTCCAGTTGCCGATGCCGGAGCAGGAGTGATGGCCATGAATAGTCCCACAGTGACAGCCAGCGGAGAAGTTGTTACACCCGGCGGCGGCTCCGAACGCCCAGAGAAACTGCGTGCCAAGGAGCTGCTAGTCAACAAACTGTACGAGTGCAAGCTCTGTCCCAAGGGATTCCGCACCAAGCACGAGTTCCGCACGCATGTCTACGACAAGCACGCAGATGTCCAGCGCAAGGATAACAACTCGATACAGTGCAGCTTCTGCGGACTGGACTTTGCCGATCCCGTGGACAGACGGCGGCACTACAACAACATGGACTGCATTGTCCGGCTGCGCTGCATGACGTGCGATGCCAAGCTGGAAACGCACCAGCGTTTCCTCGATCATGTCTACCAGGATCACTTGGGCGGCGTGGGTGGTGGCGCGGTCAGCGACAATGCCTCCACCACTGGCAgcggcatggccaggagcaACAGCATGGAACACTCGCCGGGCAAGAGGAGCCTGCTCGGCGCCCTAGGCGTTGGTTCCTCGGCGGAGGAGTCGCGAAGCAGCAGTGCGGCTCCGCCGCTGACCTCTACACCAAAACTGGCGGGCGGTAATCAGGTGGGTGGCGGTGGATCGACCAGCGCATCTGCCGCCGCAGCCGCTCAGAGCTCGGCGAATCGCGATGCATCCGCACCCAAATCCCAGTACTTCTCCCGCATGCCGCAGGTTTGCCCCATTTGCGGCCAGCAgtacaacaactacaacaatgTGCTGCGCCACATGGAATCGAAGCATCCGAACAAACTGCCAGAGACATACAAGTGCGTGCGCTGCGGACTGGGCTATCCACGGATCTCCTACCTGCGGGAGCACATGATCAATGTGCACGGAGTGGACAAGAATCGTCACTCTGGCGGCTTCGAGTACATCGTGAATGCGGATGCCGTGAAGTTGGCGGACGGAAGTACGCCGAACGTCTACACGGGTCGCTACGATTACGTGATGAAGGACCTGATGTCGATAACAAATGGTGGGACACTCG ATGATGACGAGGAGGAGCCTGGCAGCGTGGCCAAGAAGATGCGCCTGGatgacagcagcaacaacagcagcctggtgggcgtggctagCCAGCAGAAGGAGTGCCCCATCTGCAATGCGGTGTTCAGCAACAACATTGGCCTGTCCAATCACATGCGCTCCCACTATACAGCCTCGAATGCAGTGAATGCAGCCTTGGCGGCTGCCAATCGAATGACACCCAAATCGCTAACGATTACCGCAACGCCAGCAACGGATTCGGAGTTCGGAGTTGGCGGAACAATGTCCGAGTCGGCTCCAGCAACGCCTGCCAATGTGCCACCGGCAATGGCCAATCAAACGCCCCAGGAGCAGGCAGTTTTTCGCCGGAGCCTTGACCAGGCAGCCGATCGACGCTTCCGGCGAATGCGCTGCCGCATCTGCCAGCGTCGCTTCAGTTCGAAGAAGTCCTATCGCTACCACATGCTCACCGATCATCAGGTGCAGAATGTGCAGTTCATCAAATGCAAGCTGTGCAACGCAGAGTTTGCCTACGAGAAGGGCCTGAAGGTGCATCTGTTCAAGGTGCACGGAAGGGCCATCAAGGATGAAATGATTATCAAGCAGTTCGAGTGTGAGGTTTGCTCGATTGTCTATAGTTCAGAGtcggagctgcagcagcacaaacGCAGCGTTCACAAGCTGACATCCGCCTCCGCTTCCACATCGGCGTCCACGTCCTCTAAGATCGACGACGACTCTCTAATGGATGAGGGCAAGCCGACATCATCGGATCTAGCTGATCTCTCCACCCTCGCGGCGGGTGGATCCACTGCATCTGCTCCACTGTACTGGTACCAGTGCAAGTACTGTCCATCAAACTTTAACACCAACAAGAAGCTGGCCATCCACATCAACTCGCACGACGAGTTTGACTCGAACGATTATTCCTGCAAAGATTGCGGAAATGTCTACAGCGGACGCAAGAGTCTATGG GTTCATCGCTATAAGAAGCATCCGCAAGTGCCCAACCCAGCTGAGTGCTCGCTGTGCCGCAAGGTCTTCTTCGACCGCCAGATGCATGACAACCACACGCCCACCTGCAACCGCAAGCCGATCACCTCGACCGGtgcccaccagcagcaggatgGACAGCTGCATTCGCACCACACGACCAAAAGAACAATTTTCCGGCATAAGACcggcgatgacgatgacgaggaggatgacgatgagcagcagcaactggaggAGAGGGCCAATAGCGATGGCAATGGCACCACTGTGGGAGTGGCGTCGGGCAGTACTGCAACTGCGGGCACGTCACTGAAGATCCGCATTCCGGAGGTGGCGTGCACCATTTGCGGCGCTCGCTTCACCGACCAGGAGCACTTTAGCAAGCACATCCAGAAGCACGAGCAAGAGCTGTACGTGGACAATCCGCTGGCGGCGATGTTCGATGATGGGCCGGCGGATGCCGGTCAGTTCCAGGTGGAGCGGCAGAATGAGAACGGGGAATACGCGTGCGATTTGTGCGCCAAGACGTTCCCCCAGGTGATCGCACTCAAGGTGCATCGCAAGTGGCATTTCAGAGGTGATAGCAAGCAG AACCCCATCGACGGCGAAGCGACACAGTTGACCAACAACAATCacacaaccaacaacaacaacaactcgaTGCACCTCCGCGAGCTGCATGCGGTGGGCCTGATGcccaaccagcagcagcagagcctCAACAACTCGTGCAACAACAGCAtgaaccacaacaacaacagcagcagcaaccgcagcaagTCGATGAAGCGGAAACGTGAGCTGAAATGCGAATACTGCGCCTCCACCTTCATCAGCAATAACAATCTGCGTCGCCACATGTACGAGCTGCACAAACACGAGGTAAGCAATCTGCCCGAGCCGCCGGTGATTGTGGTGGACGATCACCTCACCTGCCGTCGCTGTCAGTTGAAGTTCGACACAAAGGAGCTGTGGATCGAGCACAAGCTGGCCGATGCGAAGGTGGTGCGACCTTTCTGCCCCTTCCAGTGGGGCTGTGATCTGTGCGGCGAGTATCTGTCGCGCAAGGAGAAGCTGATGAACCATATTAACAACCATTTGAAGGAGGATGTCATAGTGCCAGTGGCCACTAAGGCGGCCATTGAGAGAACAGCGGCCATGGAATCAGCGGCAGTAGATGCGAATGCAGCGGCGACACTATCAGCATTGGGCGACGGAGCCGAAACTGAAGATCAGTTTGCAGAGAAGGGTGAGGCTGCAGGAGGAACAACAGCAGATAAGTTGGCGAATCCCGACGAGGAGGATAGCGATGATTTGGATGAGGATAGCTCGGGCGACGACGATGATAGTTCGGGCACGGGAGATGATGACGACaccgacgatgatgaggatggcGAGGGTGAagatgaggacgaggagggAGATGGTGGCGAAGGCGAGGACGAAGAAGGTGTCCAGCCACCCGCTCAACTTTTGCCGCAGCAGCTACACAAAGCGGATCTTAATCAGGACGACGATGATCTCGTCGAGGAGGTCATCAGCTccgatgacgacgatgacgatgatggagAGGTGGAAagcgacgatgacgacgaagatgatgatgatgaggaggaCGATGTGGAGGAGCCGGAGCCAGTGGGATTGGCGGTGCGACCGCTTATGAATGGCAAATCAAAGATGCCGCCGCTGATAGTGGCCAGTTCGGATGATGAAGACGATGGTGTGATGCCCATAGAGGACATTATCGAAGAGGAGTTCGATGAGGATGCCGATCCAGATCCGGAGGATGCCATTGAGGAGGTAGACGAAGATGATTTAGATGAGGGGGATGTGGAGGACGAGCCGAATGTGGTGTCGACGGCCTCTTTCTCGGAGAGCGAGTCCAGCACAACGACCACGTCcaattcgcattcgcattcgcattcaacGG GAGCTTCTCCAGAGCCACATCAAAAGCCATATCCTCAATGGGCCAAAGCTCTCGACAGCGTcagcgtcagcagcagcagcagcagcagccgccgccacAGCAAGCAGCAAGGCAACAGCATTACTAACGGCAGCAAAGGCGAAGCCTGA